One Ostrea edulis chromosome 2, xbOstEdul1.1, whole genome shotgun sequence genomic region harbors:
- the LOC125679492 gene encoding complement C1q-like protein 4 isoform X1, with protein MKTMKLVICTLLSVVASINADSNAVAFSAGLSKNLVLAHTEVVVYDRIFTNIGSGYDSTTGKFRCPTSGVYVFQFHSVANQDKTIWTELWHNGYYICSMYGHTSGDYASGGNSAVLRLTKGDEVYIKAVDAVNGAATNMYGASDEVYSTFSGYMVAPVFEEFPSVVG; from the exons ATGAAG ACAATGAAGTTGGTGATATGTACATTGCTGTCGGTAGTAGCGTCCA TAAATGCAGATTCAAACGCTGTGGCCTTCTCTGCTGGTCTGTCCAAAAATCTCGTGCTTGCGCACACAGAGGTCGTGGTCTACGATAGAATCTTCACAAACATTGGCTCAGGGTACGATTCCACCACGGGCAAATTTCGCTGTCCAACCAGCGGTGTCTATGTCTTTCAATTCCACTCCGTTGCAAACCAG GATAAAACAATTTGGACAGAACTCTGGCACAACGGATACTACATCTGCTCAATGTATGGTCATACTTCTGGTGACTATGCTTCAGGAGGAAATTCGGCCGTTCTTCGGTTAACAAAAG GTGATGAAGTGTATATCAAGGCCGTCGATGCCGTCAATGGAGCTGCCACCAACATGTACGGGGCCAGTGACGAAGTTTACTCCACCTTCTCTGGCTATATGGTGGCCCCCGTGTTTGAAGAATTCCCGTCCGTCGTGGGATAG
- the LOC125679492 gene encoding complement C1q-like protein 4 isoform X2: MTMKLVICTLLSVVASINADSNAVAFSAGLSKNLVLAHTEVVVYDRIFTNIGSGYDSTTGKFRCPTSGVYVFQFHSVANQDKTIWTELWHNGYYICSMYGHTSGDYASGGNSAVLRLTKGDEVYIKAVDAVNGAATNMYGASDEVYSTFSGYMVAPVFEEFPSVVG, translated from the exons ATG ACAATGAAGTTGGTGATATGTACATTGCTGTCGGTAGTAGCGTCCA TAAATGCAGATTCAAACGCTGTGGCCTTCTCTGCTGGTCTGTCCAAAAATCTCGTGCTTGCGCACACAGAGGTCGTGGTCTACGATAGAATCTTCACAAACATTGGCTCAGGGTACGATTCCACCACGGGCAAATTTCGCTGTCCAACCAGCGGTGTCTATGTCTTTCAATTCCACTCCGTTGCAAACCAG GATAAAACAATTTGGACAGAACTCTGGCACAACGGATACTACATCTGCTCAATGTATGGTCATACTTCTGGTGACTATGCTTCAGGAGGAAATTCGGCCGTTCTTCGGTTAACAAAAG GTGATGAAGTGTATATCAAGGCCGTCGATGCCGTCAATGGAGCTGCCACCAACATGTACGGGGCCAGTGACGAAGTTTACTCCACCTTCTCTGGCTATATGGTGGCCCCCGTGTTTGAAGAATTCCCGTCCGTCGTGGGATAG
- the LOC125679491 gene encoding complement C1q tumor necrosis factor-related protein 1-like isoform X2, which translates to MMFLLLLSLTSFVASTPVEQVRGIDNYFPTYFVRAAGNHGHNHVTPTDKFVGFSAGLTSMVNTNDTDLIVYDRVFLNMGNGYNSNTGVFTCPNAGTYAFLVHGVSTATSQLNLDLYRNNNYTVSVFAHARNGYASGHQSIVLQLDEQDMVFVQGRGVNSLYGANHEVYSTFSGYLVVPAALPPSNPGLIG; encoded by the exons ATGATGTTTCTACTCCTCTTGAGCCTCACTTCTTTCGTTGCTTCTACACCAGTTGAACAAGTTAGAG GGATTGACAACTACTTCCCTACATACTTCGTGCGAGCTGCGGGAAATCATGGTCACAATCACGTGACCCCAACGGACAAGTTCGTTGGTTTTTCTGCTGGTCTCACCAGCATGGTAAATACCAACGACACAGACCTCATCGTTTATGACCGTGTCTTCTTGAACATGGGTAATGGCTATAACTCAAATACCGGGGTGTTTACATGTCCAAACGCAGGTACTTACGCCTTTCTTGTCCATGGAGTTTCGACTGCCACCAGTCAGCTGAACTTAGACTTGTATCGCAACAACAACTATACTGTCAGTGTGTTTGCCCATGCTCGTAATGGCTACGCATCTGGTCACCAATCCATTGTCTTACAGTTGGATGAAC AGGACATGGTGTTTGTTCAAGGTCGTGGTGTAAATTCACTGTATGGAGCCAATCATGAAGTCTACTCGACATTTTCTGGATATTTGGTGGTACCAGCCGCATTGCCCCCTAGTAACCCTGGACTCATTGGCTGA
- the LOC125679491 gene encoding complement C1q-like protein 4 isoform X1, with translation MMFLLLLSLTSFVASTPVEQVRGIDNYFPTYFVRAAGNHGHNHVTPTDKFVGFSAGLTSMVNTNDTDLIVYDRVFLNMGNGYNSNTGVFTCPNAGTYAFLVHGVSTATSQLNLDLYRNNNYTVSVFAHARNGYASGHQSIVLQLDEQDTVFVQARGVNSMYGQRKEVYSTFSGFMVVPQIGRTGVVTTPPPMGNIIG, from the exons ATGATGTTTCTACTCCTCTTGAGCCTCACTTCTTTCGTTGCTTCTACACCAGTTGAACAAGTTAGAG GGATTGACAACTACTTCCCTACATACTTCGTGCGAGCTGCGGGAAATCATGGTCACAATCACGTGACCCCAACGGACAAGTTCGTTGGTTTTTCTGCTGGTCTCACCAGCATGGTAAATACCAACGACACAGACCTCATCGTTTATGACCGTGTCTTCTTGAACATGGGTAATGGCTATAACTCAAATACCGGGGTGTTTACATGTCCAAACGCAGGTACTTACGCCTTTCTTGTCCATGGAGTTTCGACTGCCACCAGTCAGCTGAACTTAGACTTGTATCGCAACAACAACTATACTGTCAGTGTGTTTGCCCATGCTCGTAATGGCTACGCATCTGGTCACCAATCCATTGTCTTACAGTTGGATGAAC AGGACACTGTGTTCGTCCAAGCCAGAGGTGTCAATTCCATGTATGGACAACGTAAAGAAGTATATAGCACATTTTCTGGTTTCATGGTAGTTCCCCAAATTGGTCGTACCGGTGTCGTCACGACTCCGCCACCCATGGGAAATATCATCGGATAA